The DNA window GGGAAAGAAAAAGGCCGAGAGTTACCCTCAGGTGGAGACCAGCAGTGCAGGGTCGACGAAAGGACGCCGGCCGCGCCGTTGCTCGGTTGACGAGGGCGAGTCGCGAGGAAGGCGTGCGCCGCTGCGGATTCGAACTggtagagaggagaggagcgtgCGATTCCGGGCGGTGGTTGCCTCGCCCTCGCGCAGCGTATGCGGTAGGGGACGGACCGCGGATGGGCGAACTATTCGATCGGAGTTTCGACTTTCGACGCCGCAGGTGGTTCGTCCGTCCACGGCTGGGCTGCACACGTTGGATACCATATGGGCCACACGGCGTGGATCCGGATGGGCTTTACGCTGCTTCGGAGGACTTGAGGCAGCCTTACTGCCCTAGGACTTGTTTGGATGATAGCCCAATTATGTGGGCTAagattggaaaaagtacacccaaggtccctcaacttgtcatcgagttacaaaatcgtccccaacCATAAAACCATATATCCGGCGTACCTTACCTAATCAAAACCGTTCACAATAGATCCTTCGGTGAACCATATATCCGGCGTCCCTTGCCTAATCAAAACCGTTCACAatagatccttcggtggttttgacctcgGTTTTATCCAGCTGAGttagcatgggacccacgtgggccccacatgttaggttgccacgtcatctctctcccttcgaTGTACTTTTTCCCTTCACGGGAGGAGTCAATGGGTGGGCCCcacttcccttttcttttcttctcttcaccgctttctctctctctgccttaTCTCTTTTCTGCCCTTTTTTTCCTCACGCCGCGCAGCAGAGGGAGGGCACCGGCGATGCAGgtgatggccggcggcggtggggaagaaGGGGCCGGCAGCATGGAAGGGGAGAGCTTGGCGGCAGGGAGAGGGAGCCTGGTGGCGGCGCAGTTGCGTGCGGGAGGAGAGAGGCTGTGCGGCGTGGAGCTCGGCAGCGCGCGGCCAGGAGGCGGCACAAAGGGGAGGAATCGGGGTGGCGCCGGGCGGAGGAGGGAGTGGAGCCGGGAGAAGAAGGTCAGGGCGCCGATTGGAGggggcggccagcggcggcgtcggctccgCTTGGGCGATCGCCGGGCGCATCGGCGCAGCGCGATGGTCGGAGCCGGGGGGAAAGGGGTGGCTACACGGCGGCGCCCGTCTAGGCGCGATGACGGCTTGGGGGTGGATGAAGACAACGTTGATGGTGGCTtcagtggcggaggcggaggtggttgCGGAGGCGGCGCCCTTGCGGCTCGGTCGTGCGCAAGGGCTGCGTCGGCACCCTGGCATGCGGCCCGTGCTCAGCACATCATCCTCCTCGTCACCATTCTCCATGCTCATCCACGCATCGGCTTCGCGTGTgcgacgccgcctccttctcctgcCTCCCGGGTCTCTCTCACCCCGAgctccctcccttctcccctGTCGTCACccccgctgctgccgctgcggcgacgccgccctcctcctctcccgcctcgccccggggacctcctcctcgcccgccaGCCGCCCTGCAgcgaggagaaaagagagatagagagagggagagagatgacgtgGTAGCCTGACATATGGAGCCCACGTGGGTCCTATACTAACTCAGCTGTCACTTACGACAAAACTGGGGTCAAAATCACCTAAGAACCTATCATGACCgattttgattagttaagggacgctggatatctggttttgtggttgggggacgattctgtaacttgatgacaagttgagggaccttcggcgTACTTTTTCCGCTAAGATTTTAGCTGAAAATTCTAGCCCGTATAGGTGGATGGATAGAAATCGAGGCCCATCAAGACGTGGCCTGAAAGCGCTaaacctcctcttcttctcttgttCTGTACTTCTGTCTTGCACTCTTTGCCCCTGTTTCACTTGCGGCCCCTTTCCCAGCGATTGGCCAGGAGGCAGGAGCACGTCTCCTTGTTGTCTGGCAATGTTCATGTGGGGTGCCCATGGTCGcatacaagaaaaacaaaatccacCCACAAGGCCACGACCCAGCCGGCAGCCGCAGGTCTAATTTTCAGGATGCGGAAACGCAGTGTGCCAGCGAGCACAGCCGTGAGCCGTGCGGTGCTCCActccccgcgcccgcgccccctCGGCGCGTTGCATCGTTGAAGGAGCGATCGGGCATGGCCACGGGCCACGGCACGCCGGggcggtgcacggcggcggctgtgaACTGTACTGTACACACTACACAGTTTTCACCCTTACGGGCTTACGGCTGCTCCTTTCCAGAAGGCGGAAAGAAAACCATTGGCTTGTTCTTCTGGTTGGCTTTTGTTGACTGTGCAACTAGCTAGTACACACTCTACAGCAGAGGTTCACAACAGCTTTGGTTGCTACGCGTAAAATAGGGCTGACTAGGTGGTGTTTTGAAACTTAAAGATCTTTACAGAGAttgcaaataattaatttaatttaattatcatAAGCTTGACGAACGAGTACATTcgattttaaaacaacttatataaaaaaaatttcgcacaaaatgtatttaaaaaaagcgaaataaaatgttttagcaCAAAATGTATtaagaaaaagcaaaataaatTCTGAGTCTTAATCATAACAGGGTCACATGTGCTACTAGTACACAGTTGCACACTGGACTCACTCCTTCTAGATGGCAACCTTGTACTCCTAACAAGGACCGGTTGCTTGGTGGCGTGCTATAAAAAATGGCGAGTTATTTGCTCGATCTTCTTGTTTGCTCTGTCCTGCACTCCTGCTAGTGTGCTCACCACTTGTTGAAGACCGCATGCCCCCGCTGACCAGCAGCCATCCATGCCACCATGCTTACATCGGAGAGCAGATAAGGTCAAAGGCTCCGGGCGATCATGACATGGGGATGGGATTAATATATGCAACCAACAATGCTTTATTCGGAATTCCTGATGCCGTTTTGGATAGTAATAGCATAACGATGATGCTACAAACGCAATTACGTACGTACCTCAATAGAAAACATGGTAATGATGCTCCCTCTTCAatcatcagcaattcagcattgAGTTCCAACAGCCTGCGCCGACGTACGGTACCAACGTGAAAACGTGATATTAATGCATGCATTTCATCTCCACGGACGCCAAAAGACCAGTACTTACGTcgcaaaatataaaagattataGATGGACGTGATATACACTGTAATACGAATCTGAATCGTTCAGATTAGTAGAATTAGGATGCATCAGATTtacccaaaatctcttatactCCTTTGGTTTCTTCGTCTCATTTTAAGTATAGTTATGGATtttcgtgtctaacgtttgattatccattttatttgaaaaatttatgaaaaattttaaaaaaagtcgtataaagtattgttcatgttttatcatctaatcataaaaatactaatcataataaattttaaataatataaacggtcaaacattgaacaTGAAAATctacacttaaaatgagacggagggagtattttggtaGGGAGGGAGTAATTCTTAAGGAAGATTCGGATTCTTCCTTCTACCTGGTGGGGCATGCGCCTCATATTCATGGTACTCCTATAGTCCTATGTGGCAATTGATTCTCTGTTATCCTTTCAACATCCCAGCCGTGGACCGTCGACCAGGCGTAATGGAACCTGCATAGATGCAGTTAGCAGTCCGTTTCACGAATCATAGAATTCTGCCAGTCCAATCGCAGGACACCGCAAACGACTGAATATGGCACGCTCTAGCCCACCAGGTCAGAACTGAACTGAATTACTAAATGTCTTGATCAAACCAGGGGGAGAATAAACAAACGGAATTTCTTCAccttttgtaaaataaaaatatatacaacatAGGTTCAGAAAGAAGGGAAAAAGTCGTCATCACCCATAGAGCATCATAGCAATAATCTATCTCAAAATTTGATGTTTGGGTTTTCTAACCTGAAAATAGAAAGTGAAAGAACTCTTCCCCTACAAGAGATAGTCTATAAAACTAAAAGTGGGATCTTCTGTTAAACTACCAacataaatttctttttttttccatgcgtCCAATGAGAGATCGCGCTCCCAACAGAAATTTGCCCATTCGCAcggaaaggagaggagaaacgAGCAAACTAGAGATTGTGATTCGCTCTTTCGCCCTCAAATCCACATAGAGAAATATATGGCGATTGGTTGGATCTGATTTTTTCACTAAAAACCTCCAAAATTGGTTTTGGGAAGGAAATAGTActctgttggtgatgctcacTATCAACCACAGAGCAGACACGGGCTCACACAGGTCGGCCCATCAGCAGCCCAAAAACCACCCCGCCCGTCACActtgacctcctcctcctctcctcctgcgGGCGCCGGGGCGCCGTGCGGTGTGACGGCATTGGTGGCGCGGTGTGCGTCGCGGCACACAGCCGCACAGGCGCACAGGCAGCCAGCCCGTcggtctcctctcctctccccctcgcGTTTTTTCTTTTCGCCTCCATCTTTGAACCTTCTcctcgccttcttcttcctcctcctccctccgctccgctTCTCTCTGACCAATAATCTGGGCAAACCCCTCGCTCGCGCCTTCTCCCTCCCACCTCTATAAATCCCCCTCCATTCCAATCCCACGGGCTCAGGCCgcgccaccagcagcagcacacAGGGCGCGCCAGCTTtagcgagagggagagagggggatttTGGGCGGGGGAGCGATCGATGGCGAAGCTGTACGTGCAGGCGGTGCAGCCGGCGGATCTGAACAAGAACACGGAGTGGTTCATGTACCCCGGGGTGTGGACGACCTAcatcctcatcctcttcttctcctggCTGCTCGTCCTCTCCGTCTTCGGCTGCACCCCCGGCATGGCGTGGACGTTCGTCAACCTCGCCCACTTCGCGGTAAGGACCCTCCTTCTCGCTTCTCCCTGGAATTCGGATTAGGATCGAGGGCCAGCGTTCTTGGCAAGTTTAGCTCGCTCGCTCGTTCGTATCATCAGGTTTGGAATTGGGGTGGATTCGGGATGCTTGCATCTGGATGTTGCTGGCTGCCTGCGTATTGTTTTGCCTAGCTAAAAGTGGGAGTATTCCCAACAAAAAGCTGGTGTGGGTTGGCATTGACATCCTGCTTGACGCAGTTACTCGCATTCCAACTAGAACTATCTATGGATTTTGCTGAATAGAATTCCCTACACCAGCCTCAAGCCTCAGTTGGTCCAGAACGAAATTTTTTCTTGTTCTCAGTATGCAGACATATGGTAGTATCAGTAATGATGGCCCCTGCCTATTGCCATTTATCCATTAGAAGGTAGAAACAGTTGCATGGCCTTGTTTAGTCTTAGTCTGATTCTGAGTATGGTCATAATAGTGGTGGTGTGTAGTTTACTGCATAATAATTGATAAATGATGGAAATGCTATTTTGATCCTCTATATTGGTGTGCATTTCTGAATAGTGAACATGCTTTATTCAGTAATCGCATAGTTTGCAGTTCATCCGTAGTGATACATGCAAATGGTATGGACTAGCTCCTTGTCATGTGTAACTATATAAGTAATATATGCTGGGGTAGCAGTGTTAAAATTTATATCATAGTGTGCGGTGAACATCTCGAAATTTTTGTGTTGTACTTGTACTGCAATATGATGTGCATTTCGTTTCACATAACATTGTAGCTGgcatttcttttaatatatgagCATTACCCAATGCCAAATTATAACACACACTTTGCTGAAGGTTAGGATTTACTTGTACTGTAGTGGAAGATTCCTGGACTATCTATGTTTTTTTAGGATGCAGTagcaatatattttcataaaacaATGGACATAGTTACATAAACTTCCACCTTTCAGTTAAAAGGCGTTAAACCGAAACCTCGCTTAGATATTTAAGATCCGAGTGGTGATAGTTTAGTTGAGTTTGCTCTGATGGCTACTGTATAGTTGTGACTTGACATAGTGAGAACAGAGAAAACTGCATTGGATTCAATTGTAGAAGAAAGATTTTCCTCCCTATTGCCACTGCCTACTAACTGAATTTTAATTGCAGATGACATACCATTTTTTTCACTGGAAGAAGGGAACTCCGTTTGCTGATGACCAGGGGATGTATAATAGATTGACTTGGTGGGAGCAAATGGACAATGGGAAGCAGCTTACTCGCAACAGAAAATTTCTGACCGTGGTTCCTTTGGTTCTGTAAGAATAAATCTGTTGCGATTGATTTTCCTTTCCACTACAGCATTGAAAATATGGATGATGATTGATTCTACATAGCCAGTAAGTAGTAACTAGTAAatggtttcagactttcagtaggTATGCAAGGAATTAACATATAGCTCTGATGTTTGTTACCGGCATAGTCACAGACTCACAGTAGATATGCATTTGTAAGGATTGGTAAGAAGGTTTGCATCCAAGTTCAAGTTCATATCCAAGTTACGTTGCCATCTTTTAGCCCCAAATCCAAGTTCCATTAGGGAAGAAAGTTCATATCTGTATCTAGGCAGATTGTTAAGGCACACGATTATTCTCTTTGATAATAATGCTTcaattagattttattttcgAGTGGATTGGCTGGATGAACTATGGTGGTTACTCGTTATGAATTACAGTAGACATTAGAGTATTAGACAATTCAAGGCTCGCTATGGTAAAGAGTATTTGTTCAGAAAGCTAGGTTGCACTACTTAGTAGTTGATTAATTTGAAGCACACACAAACCATAACTTTTGGACTTGGAAGAAGAACATCATGTTCTTTTCCATAACTACAGAAATCGGTTTCTAGCTGTATTGCATAAACACTATAATCTGGGATAACATGCACAATATATCTCCATTTTCATCACCCGAGTACCTTCAGAGCCATGCAGTTGTACATTGTTTGTTTATATTTGATTGGGTTTGGGTTTTGCCCTGTATCCACTGATGTTTCCACATATGATAGGTTATTATTTCAGGACAACTAAATACAGATAGACCATTCCATGcaaattctatattttgtgtTGCCTCACTTTTCCTTCTATCTCAACTTCTGCACAAGTATTAATTACTACATCATGTTGTTCCATGTACCTCTTTCCTGTTATGAACAAGCATTATAGGTTGTACCTGcttagaaaaatattaaaatgagACTACAAAGTTAGTTTTACTTAgtttttttctctgaaaataTTGGACGAGCATTATCACTCTCTATAGTTAGTGTAGCATCTGGTTGTTCaacttgttttttcttttcttgtgttTTGTTTAAAGTGCTTCTAATGGTTGGTATTTTGGGGGAATATTTGTCTATATTGTGCTTGTAATGGCTGCCATTTGGGGGGGAACATTCAGATTAGTTTGCTCCAAAATTAGTTTCACTCAGGAATTTTCTCTAAAGATATTGTCACTCTACTGTAGGATAACATGGCAAGTATCTTACTTTTGCTTAACTTGCCAGACGTGTCAAATAGTTTTGTGAAGCTTTTATATCACGTAGACTTACACTCAGGaatcatttttctttctcatACCTCTTGACAGGATGGCAATTTCCCTCTCCCTTTATTGACTACTTTTATTTACCATTATGATCTCCAGCATTAATTATGAGGatgctttctcttttcttctgcAGATACTTGATAGCCTCGCACATGACAGATTATCAACATCCTATGCTCTTCCTCAACACCATTGCAGTTGTTGTGCTGGTTGTTGCAAAACTACCGAACATGCACAAGGTCCGGATCTTTGGAATCAATGCTGGCAACTAGGCGGCAGCATCCCACGGTTTGTTATCACTACCATGCTTCATTTGAGTGGCAGGAAACAGTATACCTAGTTCTGAATGGATAACCAGAGTGAGTAGTTTTTAAGAGCTGTTAGTAGATGACATGTAATCATTGTACAGAGCTAAAGGCATGGAAATGATGTTGTTCACCATCTAGTGAACACACTTCTTTAGGCTCTTATCCCACCAAAAAGAAACTTTATTTTGCTGTTAATGTTGTTATATATGTGCTCTTGTTCAAGTGTATGTCACATGTGTGTCTTATGGAGAATAATTTTTTGTGTACGTAATGTGAGGCAGGAAAGACAATATGCCTACTCATATCGCTATATCTCGGGGAATAATGAGTAACACTGCAAACTAGATTTG is part of the Oryza glaberrima chromosome 4, OglaRS2, whole genome shotgun sequence genome and encodes:
- the LOC127772137 gene encoding uncharacterized protein LOC127772137 yields the protein MAKLYVQAVQPADLNKNTEWFMYPGVWTTYILILFFSWLLVLSVFGCTPGMAWTFVNLAHFAMTYHFFHWKKGTPFADDQGMYNRLTWWEQMDNGKQLTRNRKFLTVVPLVLYLIASHMTDYQHPMLFLNTIAVVVLVVAKLPNMHKVRIFGINAGN